From Toxorhynchites rutilus septentrionalis strain SRP chromosome 2, ASM2978413v1, whole genome shotgun sequence, a single genomic window includes:
- the LOC129769264 gene encoding viral IAP-associated factor homolog, whose protein sequence is MQDPNEDTEWNDILRAKGILPPKKEKEITEDDIIGMIENTIEEKQNHDKDLAKLGLDELDELEDSEDEAVLQEYRQKRIAELKQLASRARFGNVLEISGQDYVDEVTKAGEGIYVVLHLYSRGVPFCSLLNQHMTQLAIKFPATKFIRAIATTCIPNYPERNLPTIFVYYEGQMQKQLIGSIELGGPNLTCEELEYILGQTKAIETNITEDPRKARAVKDKMFADLADSNDW, encoded by the exons ATGCAG GACCCCAACGAAGACACCGAGTGGAATGACATCCTACGGGCCAAAGGAATCCTTCCTCCGAAAAAGGAGAAAGAAATCACCGAAGATGATATCATCGGTATGATTGAAAATACTATCGAAGAGAAACAGAACCATGACAAGGATCTAGCCAAACTGGGGTTGGACGAATTGGACGAATTGGAGGACTCGGAAGATGAAGCTGTCTTGCAGGAGTACCGCCAAAAGCGGATAGCTGAGTTGAAACAGCTAGCCAGTCGGGCGAGATTTGGAAACGTACTGGAAATCTCCGGCCAGGATTACGTTGATGAAGTCACCAAAGCTGGCGAAGGAATATACGTTGTGCTTCACTTGTACAGCCGTGGTGTCCCATTCTGCTCGCTATTGAACCAACACATGACCCAACTGGCGATCAAGTTTCCGGCCACCAAATTTATCCGAGCCATCGCAACCACCTGTATTCCAAACTATCCGGAACGCAATTTACCGACTATCTTCGTTTACTACGAGGGTCAGATGCAAAAGCAACTTATTGGGTCGATTGAGCTGGGCGGACCGAATTTAACGTGTGAAGAACTGGAGTATATACTTGGGCAGACGAAAGCTATCGAAACCAACATTACGGAAGATCCGCGAAAGGCTAGAGCCGTGAAGGATAAAATGTTTGCCGATCTTGCTGACAGTAACGATTGGTAA
- the LOC129769265 gene encoding cAMP-regulated phosphoprotein 19: MSTEESADQSSVEQTTAEQAEEQEQSVGELEKQEEAKLKAKYGGNSGLGGPRGLGGHSAFLQKRLQKGQKYFDSGDYQMAKQKGGGVKQVFANKVPTGEAIPTPESVPVRKTSIIQTCNKFQNS, translated from the exons ATGAGCACAGAAGAAAGCGCAGATCAAAGTTCCGTCGAACAAACCACAGCGGAACAAGCGGAAGAG CAGGAGCAGTCCGTTGGAGAGCTCGAAAAGCAGGAAGAAGCCAAACTGAAGGCAAAGTATGGCGGGAATTCGGGTCTCGGAGGTCCCCGCGGTCTTGGTGGACACTCGGCATTTCTGCAGAAGCGCCTGCAAAAGGGCCAGAAATACTTCGATTCGGGCGATTATCAGATGGCTAAGCAGAAGGGAGGTGGTGTGAAGCAGGTGTTTGCCAATAAAGTTCCGACAGGAGAGGCAATTCCAACGCCGGAATCAGTGCCAGTGCGGAAAACTTCCATCATCCAAACATGTAATAAGTTCCAAAACAGTTAA